In Moorella sp. Hama-1, a single genomic region encodes these proteins:
- a CDS encoding toxin-antitoxin system TumE family protein, translated as MLNTLRSFQGIIKSYAVELFERETNRRRLKATITFIDESKLFVKDYSFGSERKYSFHWVDKYGRLIVRWDNAPHWRQIATFPHHKHVCSHEKVEPSLEMELSEILTAIMEEIS; from the coding sequence ATGCTTAATACTTTACGGTCCTTCCAGGGGATCATCAAGTCGTATGCCGTTGAACTTTTTGAACGGGAAACTAATCGCAGACGTTTGAAAGCGACCATTACTTTTATCGATGAGAGTAAGCTTTTTGTAAAGGATTATAGCTTCGGTTCTGAACGAAAATATTCGTTTCACTGGGTGGATAAATACGGAAGACTTATTGTTCGTTGGGACAATGCCCCTCATTGGCGCCAGATAGCTACCTTCCCCCATCATAAACACGTATGTTCACACGAAAAAGTAGAACCGTCGTTAGAAATGGAGCTTAGTGAAATATTGACTGCTATTATGGAAGAAATTTCATAA